A portion of the Acidobacteriaceae bacterium genome contains these proteins:
- a CDS encoding thymidine phosphorylase — MSENAIHPLDIVIKKRDGKELTQAEIAHLVRTVVLNGEAKLNPDAAPLAATDKITDAQIAAFLMATFWRGMSREELAHLTTAMRFSGEVFDTKQLNSFTVDKHSTGGVGDKSSLLIAPTLAAAGIEGKPSITVPMISGRSLGHTGGTLDKLETIPGFNTQLTLDRMMEVLKECHAVLVGQTPKLVPADRMLYAMRDHTGTVESPYLITASIMSKKLAEDLQGLVLDVKVGSGAFMPTYELSKFLAELMVSTGEHSGTRTVAVLTTMDEPLGRFSGNWVEVWECVDIMKGKRHPMSADLIQLSNVLSGWMLFFAGKSETPEAGAKLADEILASGAAYEAWLKLTAAHGGDISVFDDPAAFHKPTATRVLKAKRSGYLAGMDCKEVGWAVQRLGAGRARPGDPVSAHAGIESHVKLGTYVEEGQPLFTLFSEDEALLGPSYKMLDDTLEINDKAPRLQPLIREIVKQ, encoded by the coding sequence ATGAGCGAAAACGCAATTCATCCCCTCGATATCGTTATCAAGAAGCGCGACGGCAAGGAACTGACGCAGGCTGAGATCGCTCACCTCGTCCGCACCGTCGTACTCAACGGCGAAGCCAAGCTGAACCCCGACGCTGCTCCTCTTGCTGCCACAGACAAAATCACCGATGCACAGATTGCAGCGTTCCTGATGGCGACGTTCTGGCGCGGGATGTCGCGGGAAGAACTCGCGCATCTGACGACAGCGATGCGCTTCTCCGGAGAGGTCTTCGACACCAAGCAGCTCAATAGCTTTACGGTCGACAAGCATTCGACCGGCGGCGTCGGCGATAAGAGTTCACTGCTCATCGCACCCACGCTGGCCGCTGCAGGTATTGAGGGCAAACCGTCCATCACGGTCCCGATGATCAGCGGCCGGTCGCTTGGCCACACCGGCGGTACGCTCGACAAGCTCGAGACGATCCCCGGCTTCAACACGCAGCTCACGCTTGACCGCATGATGGAGGTGCTGAAGGAGTGCCACGCCGTACTCGTCGGCCAAACACCGAAGCTGGTGCCCGCCGACCGAATGCTTTACGCCATGCGCGACCACACCGGTACGGTCGAATCGCCGTACCTCATCACGGCAAGCATTATGAGCAAGAAGCTCGCCGAAGACCTCCAGGGCCTTGTGCTCGACGTCAAGGTTGGCTCCGGCGCATTCATGCCGACGTATGAGCTCTCCAAATTCCTCGCCGAACTAATGGTCTCCACTGGCGAGCACTCCGGTACGCGCACCGTCGCCGTTCTCACCACCATGGACGAGCCGCTTGGCCGGTTCTCCGGCAACTGGGTCGAGGTCTGGGAGTGCGTCGACATCATGAAGGGCAAGCGGCATCCCATGTCCGCCGACCTCATCCAACTCTCAAACGTCCTCTCTGGCTGGATGCTCTTCTTCGCAGGCAAGTCGGAGACGCCGGAAGCAGGCGCGAAGCTCGCCGATGAGATCCTCGCCAGCGGTGCAGCGTATGAAGCGTGGCTCAAGCTCACTGCCGCGCACGGCGGCGATATCTCTGTCTTCGATGACCCCGCAGCCTTCCACAAACCAACGGCGACACGCGTGCTGAAAGCAAAGCGCAGCGGCTACCTCGCAGGCATGGACTGCAAGGAAGTCGGTTGGGCCGTCCAGCGGCTGGGTGCGGGTCGCGCTCGCCCGGGCGACCCAGTCAGTGCCCACGCGGGCATCGAATCCCACGTCAAACTAGGTACTTACGTGGAAGAAGGCCAGCCACTCTTCACCCTCTTCAGTGAGGACGAAGCACTCCTCGGCCCCTCGTACAAGATGCTCGACGACACCCTCGAGATCAACGACAAGGCACCCCGGCTTCAACCGCTGATCCGCGAAATTGTGAAGCAGTAA
- a CDS encoding cytidine deaminase, which translates to MEVPESSLRWPKKLQPRAKEPLPTGEEATTLDDSTMPLENQPANTLSAEKKAELRRLATEVAAHSYSPYSKFRVGAALLLSDGSVVSGCNVENCSYRLTSCAEQAAIARAVSERGPGIRLLAVAVANLNGAASMPCGACRQTLTEFGSDEIPVLYPGEGGKDEETTLGALIPQAFRAEFLQ; encoded by the coding sequence ATGGAAGTTCCAGAATCGTCCCTTCGGTGGCCAAAGAAGCTACAGCCACGCGCCAAAGAGCCCTTGCCTACAGGCGAGGAAGCGACTACGCTAGACGACTCGACTATGCCATTGGAAAATCAACCCGCAAATACTCTTTCGGCTGAGAAGAAAGCTGAATTACGCCGCCTCGCGACCGAGGTTGCTGCTCACTCTTACTCCCCCTACTCCAAGTTTCGCGTCGGTGCAGCCCTGCTGCTGAGCGACGGCTCCGTCGTCAGCGGCTGCAATGTGGAGAACTGCTCCTATCGCCTGACAAGCTGCGCAGAGCAGGCCGCCATCGCGCGCGCCGTCTCAGAACGTGGCCCCGGCATCCGCCTGCTTGCTGTAGCTGTGGCCAATCTCAACGGCGCCGCCTCCATGCCCTGCGGCGCCTGCCGTCAGACGCTCACCGAGTTTGGCAGCGACGAAATCCCCGTTCTCTATCCCGGTGAAGGTGGCAAAGACGAGGAAACAACTCTCGGCGCGCTCATCCCCCAAGCTTTCCGCGCAGAATTTCTCCAGTAA
- a CDS encoding nucleoside transporter C-terminal domain-containing protein has translation MARFTGLLGLIVFLGIAYALSTDRKAIRWRTVAWGLGLQVFFAFIVLRASWGQRVLKTGADAVASLLGHAADGSAMVFGHLGDPHSPLAVFAFAVLPTIIFVSALFGALYHLGIMQQIIKVVAWVMQRTMGTSGAESTNVAASIFMGQTEAPLTIRPYLNDATRSELMTIMTSGMAHVSGGIMAAYILFGIRAQDLLSAVIMTAPGTILIAKMLVPETEVPRTLGTVQMTENEEHKNENLIGSIARGTIDGGQLAFNVAIMLISFLAIVGLINAIMLSTSNALWIHHIRFPHSLGNALGVLCAPVAWLIGIPWHDAPIVGNLIGTRAVLNEFIAYNQLGVLAKSGAISTRTLAITTFALCGFANLGSVGMQIGGIGALIPSRRNDLAKLGLRAMLAGTMANLMSAAIVSMMMK, from the coding sequence TTGGCACGTTTCACCGGATTGCTTGGCCTCATTGTTTTTCTTGGCATCGCCTACGCGCTCTCAACGGACCGCAAAGCGATCCGCTGGCGCACCGTAGCCTGGGGTCTGGGCCTGCAAGTATTCTTCGCCTTCATCGTGCTGCGCGCCTCGTGGGGGCAACGCGTTCTGAAGACCGGTGCTGATGCTGTCGCCTCCTTGCTGGGGCATGCAGCCGACGGCTCCGCCATGGTCTTCGGCCACCTCGGCGACCCGCACTCCCCCCTGGCGGTCTTCGCCTTCGCCGTGCTGCCCACCATCATCTTCGTCTCCGCGCTCTTCGGTGCGCTTTATCACCTCGGCATCATGCAGCAGATCATTAAGGTCGTTGCCTGGGTGATGCAACGCACCATGGGCACCTCTGGTGCAGAGTCCACCAACGTTGCCGCGTCCATCTTCATGGGCCAGACCGAAGCCCCACTCACCATCCGCCCCTACCTCAACGACGCTACGCGTTCTGAGCTCATGACCATCATGACCTCTGGCATGGCGCACGTCTCCGGCGGCATCATGGCCGCGTATATCCTCTTCGGCATTCGCGCGCAGGACCTTCTCTCCGCCGTCATCATGACCGCACCCGGCACCATCCTCATCGCGAAGATGCTCGTGCCCGAAACCGAAGTGCCCCGCACGCTCGGCACCGTGCAGATGACCGAGAACGAAGAGCACAAGAATGAGAACCTCATCGGATCCATCGCACGCGGCACCATCGACGGCGGTCAACTCGCCTTCAACGTGGCGATCATGCTCATCAGCTTCCTAGCCATCGTCGGCCTTATCAACGCCATCATGCTCAGTACCTCGAACGCGCTGTGGATCCATCACATCCGCTTCCCGCACTCACTCGGCAACGCTCTCGGCGTGCTCTGCGCTCCAGTGGCGTGGCTCATCGGCATTCCATGGCATGACGCGCCGATCGTCGGCAACCTCATCGGCACGCGTGCTGTGCTCAATGAGTTCATCGCGTACAACCAACTCGGCGTTCTCGCAAAGTCTGGTGCGATCTCCACGCGCACACTGGCCATCACGACGTTTGCCCTCTGCGGCTTTGCAAACCTCGGTTCGGTGGGCATGCAGATCGGTGGCATCGGAGCCCTCATCCCGTCACGTCGCAACGACCTCGCAAAGCTGGGCCTCCGCGCCATGCTCGCAGGCACGATGGCGAACCTAATGTCCGCTGCGATCGTCAGCATGATGATGAAGTAG